ACGCAGGGTGCGCTCTGGTTCCTGCTGCGCGGCGAGGAGCGCGGCGCGCTCTTCGACTCGACTCGAGCCATCGCGGAGCTTCTCGGCGCGGCGTTCGCGCTCGACGACGCGCTCGACACGTTCACCTATGCGGGCGGTCGCGACCTGACCGGCTACGAGGACGGGACCGAGAACCCGCAGGGCGACGCCGCAGCGGAGGCGGCGCTGGCCTCGGGCGAGGCGGGCCTCTCGGGCTCGAGCTTCGTCGCGGTCCAGCGCTGGGTGCACGATCTCGTGCGCTTCCGGCGGCACCCGCAGGCGCGCCGCGACGCGATCATCGGCCGACGGCTCGACACGAACGACGAGATCGCCGACGCCCCCGACTCGGCGCACGTGAAGCGGAGCGCACAGGAGAGCTACGACCCGCCCGCGTTCATGGTGCGCTGCTCGATGCCCTGGGCTTCGGCGCACGAGCACGGGCTCGAGTTCATCGCGTTCGGCGAGAGCCTGGACCGCTACGAGCGCGTGCTGCGCAGAATGATGGGGCTCGACGACGGAATCGTGGACGCGCTGTTCTCGTTCTCGCGCCCGATTCGCGGTGGCTACTACTGGTGCCCGCCGATCGCGGGCGCGCGCCTCGACCTGTCGCGCCTCACGACTCGACGATGAGCACGGCGCCCTGGCTCGGCGCCAGCTCGAGCTTGGCCGCGTCGCTCGGG
The genomic region above belongs to Deltaproteobacteria bacterium and contains:
- a CDS encoding Dyp-type peroxidase, producing the protein MNTKRSQPGVLSKPPAVARSVAFRIVPDTDLRRAIESLRDGFEIGWGVAGIGEPLVRALGAEIPGLRPFPALAGPGAATPSTQGALWFLLRGEERGALFDSTRAIAELLGAAFALDDALDTFTYAGGRDLTGYEDGTENPQGDAAAEAALASGEAGLSGSSFVAVQRWVHDLVRFRRHPQARRDAIIGRRLDTNDEIADAPDSAHVKRSAQESYDPPAFMVRCSMPWASAHEHGLEFIAFGESLDRYERVLRRMMGLDDGIVDALFSFSRPIRGGYYWCPPIAGARLDLSRLTTRR